A part of Gramella sp. MAR_2010_147 genomic DNA contains:
- a CDS encoding DUF4437 domain-containing protein, with the protein MNLRLVRIPIIFSLLLLGSCNQTENDTLGKLENPTNKVVLSSEIEWEKLNPARGDDSPQAGTIWGNRNGTEPTGFLAKFADGFSSPPHIHNVTYRAVVIKGSIHNDDPNASTMWMKPGSFWTQPVGESHITSAKGEENIALVEIDHGPYLVKPIEEAYDNGERPVNIDATNIVWLGSDKSTWIDSKSDTQLSFLWESKENQGIFIKFPTSYTGKLESNGSVLHAVIIQGELNYEMPQSQEQKLLDAGSYFSSTDKAIHRISNLTKEDVVVYIRTNGQIKIQ; encoded by the coding sequence ATGAACTTAAGACTAGTACGAATCCCTATTATCTTTTCATTATTGTTGTTGGGTTCCTGCAACCAAACTGAAAACGATACCCTTGGAAAGTTAGAAAACCCTACAAACAAGGTCGTATTAAGTTCAGAAATTGAGTGGGAAAAACTTAACCCGGCGAGAGGAGATGATAGTCCGCAGGCTGGTACCATTTGGGGTAACAGGAATGGTACCGAACCTACCGGGTTTTTGGCAAAGTTTGCAGATGGTTTCTCCTCACCTCCACATATTCATAATGTAACTTACAGGGCAGTAGTCATCAAAGGATCTATCCATAATGACGATCCAAATGCTTCAACTATGTGGATGAAACCGGGAAGTTTCTGGACCCAACCCGTTGGTGAATCCCATATCACCTCAGCAAAAGGGGAAGAAAATATAGCACTTGTTGAAATTGATCATGGGCCTTATTTAGTAAAACCTATTGAAGAAGCATATGACAATGGTGAACGCCCGGTTAATATAGATGCTACCAATATTGTTTGGCTGGGAAGCGACAAATCAACCTGGATCGATTCCAAAAGTGACACGCAATTAAGTTTTCTATGGGAAAGTAAGGAGAATCAGGGTATTTTTATAAAATTTCCAACTTCTTACACTGGTAAATTGGAAAGTAACGGAAGTGTTCTGCATGCTGTAATTATACAAGGAGAATTAAATTATGAAATGCCCCAAAGTCAGGAACAAAAACTTCTGGACGCAGGTAGTTATTTCAGCTCGACTGATAAGGCAATTCATAGAATTTCGAATTTAACTAAAGAAGATGTCGTTGTATACATAAGAACCAATGGACAGATTAAAATTCAGTAA